The following are from one region of the Arachis duranensis cultivar V14167 chromosome 10, aradu.V14167.gnm2.J7QH, whole genome shotgun sequence genome:
- the LOC107468676 gene encoding pentatricopeptide repeat-containing protein At2g36240, which yields MGLKKMLRPIATSLHLPSPHPLSPLPNPPLPSPPPDPSLPPPPPTLTVTPIPNSQYHRLLNFLKTHLSPPFTPESLLHFLKSKLHHHPSFSHYDFHVFTWASFIDSFRHTHSTFHWMAQTLALSHRFHHLRILLDFIASNPCPCSDSIFSCPHTESIFRFAIHAYCKAGKLDEAVSSFRSMCRLIDGRPNVAVCNIIIHGFVKWGMLDRALEFYDEIVRVRIRPDLFTFNILISGYCRNLKFGLALEMFKEMRKMGCEPNVVTFNTLIKGMFREGKVEEGIGMAHEMIYLGCEFSNVTCEILVRGLCEKGKVLQACEMLVDFSRKGVLPKGYDYFDLVDALCGNGDVDRALRLIYELWEKGCVPSLIACIVMIDGLRRSRKTKEAWRLVEKMLKEGMILDVITFNFVLQDICKVGRTEEANKLRLLASSKGLEPDDMTYKILVNGYTGEGRKMEGESVVNEMLDRGFIPDLASYNELMNALSTCQRHSTPGQPNKLDHT from the coding sequence ATGGGGTTGAAGAAAATGCTCAGACCAATAGCAACATCACTACACCTACCGTCGCCGCACCCACTCTCTCCTCTTCCAAACCCTCCTCTCCCATCTCCGCCGCCAGATCCCTCCCTCCCCCCGCCACCACCAACACTCACAGTGACCCCAATCCCCAACTCCCAATACCACCGCCTCCTCAACTTTCTCAAGACCCATCTTTCCCCACCTTTCACCCCAGAATCCCTCCTCCATTTCCTCAAATCCAAGCTCCACCACCACCCTTCCTTTTCCCACTACGATTTCCACGTCTTCACCTGGGCCTCCTTCATCGACTCTTTCCGCCACACTCACTCCACTTTCCATTGGATGGCCCAAACCCTAGCTCTCTCCCACCGCTTCCACCACCTCCGCATCCTCCTTGATTTCATTGCCTCCAACCCTTGTCCCTGCTCCGACTCCATCTTCTCCTGCCCCCACACCGAATCCATCTTCCGCTTCGCCATCCATGCTTACTGCAAAGCCGGCAAATTGGACGAAGCTGTCTCCTCGTTCCGTTCCATGTGCAGGTTGATCGACGGTAGGCCTAATGTTGCAGTTTGTAATATCATAATTCATGGATTTGTGAAATGGGGAATGCTTGATAGGGCTCTGGAGTTTTATGATGAGATTGTTAGGGTTAGGATTAGGCCTGATTTGTTCACTTTTAACATCTTGATCAGTGGTTATTGTAGGAATTTGAAGTTTGGGTTGGCATTGGAGATGTTCAAGGAGATGAGAAAGATGGGGTGTGAGCCAAATGTGGTTACTTTCAACACTTTGATTAAGGGGATGTTTAGGGAGGGGAAGGTTGAGGAAGGGATTGGGATGGCTCATGAGATGATTTATTTGGGGTGCGAGTTCTCCAATGTCACTTGTGAGATTCTGGTTCGAGGACTTTGCGAGAAAGGAAAGGTTTTGCAGGCTTGTGAGATGTTAGTTGATTTCTCCAGAAAGGGCGTTTTACCTAAAGGgtatgattattttgatttggtgGATGCTCTGTGTGGGAATGGAGATGTTGATAGAGCATTGAGGCTAATTTATGAGTTGTGGGAGAAAGGATGTGTGCCTAGCTTGATTGCTTGCATTGTGATGATTGATGGGTTGAGAAGATCGAGGAAGACTAAAGAAGCTTGGAGATTAGTGGAAAAGATGCTTAAAGAGGGTATGATACTGGAtgttattacttttaattttgtgcttCAGGATATTTGCAAAGTGGGAAGAACAGAGGAagcaaataaattaagattgCTTGCTTCGAGCAAGGGTTTGGAACCAGACGACATGACATATAAAATTTTGGTTAATGGATACACAGGAGAAGGCCGGAAAATGGAGGGAGAGTCAGTGGTGAATGAGATGTTGGATAGGGGATTCATACCTGATCTTGCTTCATATAATGAATTGATGAATGCACTATCCACATGTCAACGACACTCCACCCCCGGTCAGCCTAACAAACTTGACCACACATAA
- the LOC107468605 gene encoding copper-transporting ATPase PAA1, chloroplastic, translating to MESALCLNMPMQIQMSLKPLFKPLNRQFATWTIQSAAKQKPSLVFRFNHSSQLPPLRCVSSSAGGGDIPSDAIVLNVEGMMCDGCANNVRKLLESRPQVSSATVNLTAAKAVVSAVSEEKGSPNWQKQLGEALAQHLTNCGFNSTFQGE from the exons ATGGAATCTGCTTTGTGCCTCAACATGCCGATGCAGATACAGATGAGTTTAAAGCCACTCTTCAAACCTCTCAACCGTCAATTCGCCACGTGGACGATTCAATCAGCAGCGAAACAGAAGCCATCACTCGTCTTCCGCTTCAACCACTCGTCTCAGCTGCCTCCTCTACGCTGCGTTTCCAGCTCAGCTGGTGGTGGTGACATTCCCTCCGATGCTATTGTTCTCAACGTTGAGGGTATGATGTGCGACGGCTGCGCCAATAACGTCAGGAAGCTTCTAGAAAGCCGA CCACAAGTGTCATCTGCTACTGTGAATCTAACCGCCGCTAAAGCAGTAGTGTCTGCCGTATCCGAAGAAAAAGGTTCCCCCAACTGGCAGAAGCAATTAGGAGAAGCACTTGCTCAGCATTTAACTAACTGCGGTTTCAATTCTACCTTTCAAG GCGAGTGA
- the LOC107468604 gene encoding potassium transporter 7, with translation MTMATEEGDPERGDINGGHSMESTESRWVFQGDEEDNSDIEEFNADLRHHHTRRYASVLDSDDEDIGEQRLIRTGPRIDSFDVEALDVPGAHRTDYEDISMGKKIVLAFQTLGVVFGDVGTSPLYTFSVMFRKAPINGDEDILGALSLVLYTLILIPLLKYVLVVLWANDDGEGGTFALYSLICRHAKVSLLPNQLPSDARISSFRLKVPSAELERSLKIKERLESSLTLKKILLILVLAGTSMVIANGVVTPAMSVLSSVGGLKVGVDAIEQDEVVMISVASLLILFSVQKYGTSKVGLLVGPALFIWFCSLAGIGIYNLLKYDTGVLKAFNPIHIYYFFKRNSTKAWYSLGGCLLCATGSEAMFADLCYFSVQSVQLSFVFLVLPCLVLGYLGQAAYLMENHADAGRAFFSSVPSGAFWPTFLIANVAALIASRTMTTATFSCIKQSTALGCFPRLKIVHTSRKFMGQIYIPVLNWFLLAVSLVLVCTISSIDEIGNAYGIAELGVMMMTTILVTLVMLLIWQIHIIIVLTFVVFFLGLELIFFSSVLGSVADGSWIILVLAVIMFFIMYVWNYGSKLKYETEVKQKLSMDLMRELGSNLGTIRAPGIGLLYNELVKGIPGVFGHFLTTLPAIHSMIIFVSIKYVPVSVVPQSERFLFRRVCPKSYHIFRCIARYGYKDVRKENHQTFEQLLIESLEKFIRREAQERSLESDGDEDSDSEEGHYDSRVLVAPNGSVYSLGVPLLAGHKDTKKLTLEASTSEEVTPALDAEQSLEWELSFIHKAKESGVVYLLGHGDIRARKDSWFIKKLVINYFYAFLRRNSRRGITTLTVPHSNLMQVGMTYMV, from the exons ATGACCATGGCGACGGAGGAAGGGGATCCGGAGAGAGGTGATATCAATGGCGGACACTCCATGGAATCAACCGAATCCAGGTGGGTTTTTCAGGGGGACGAGGAGGATAACTCCGACATAGAAGAATTCAACGCCGATTTGAGACACCATCACACCCGTCGCTACGCTTCCGTGCTTGATTCTGACGATGAGGACATTGGTGAGCAGAGACTCATTCGAACTGGACCTCGAATTGATTCCTTCGACGTCGAGGCTCTTGATGTCCCCGGTGCTCACAGAACTGACTATGAG GATATCAGTATGGGAAAGAAAATCGTGCTGGCTTTTCAGACTCTTGGCGTTGTCTTTGGTGATGTGGGAACAAGTCCATTATATACCTTTAGTGTCATGTTTAGAAAGGCACCCATCAATGGAGATGAGGACATTCTTGGAGCATTATCACTTGTGTTGTACACTTTAATCCTGATTCCCTTATTGAAGTATGTGCTGGTCGTTCTGTGGGCCAATGATGATGGTGAAG GTGGTACTTTTGCCTTGTACTCATTGATATGTCGTCATGCTAAAGTGAGCCTTCTCCCCAATCAATTACCATCAGATGCCCGTATATCAAGCTTTAGACTAAAGGTCCCATCTGCTGAGCTTGAAAGGTCCCTAAAAATCAAGGAAAGACTTGAGAGTTCTTTGACTCTGAAGAAGATTCTACTAATATTAGTGCTTGCTGGTACTTCTATGGTGATTGCTAATGGGGTTGTTACACCAGCAATGTCAG TACTTTCCTCTGTTGGTGGTTTAAAAGTTGGGGTAGATGCAATCGAGCAAG ATGAAGTGGTGATGATTTCAGTTGCATCCCTTCTAATTTTGTTCAGTGTACAGAAGTATGGAACAAGTAAAGTGGGACTTTTAGTAGGACCTGCTTTGTTCATATGGTTTTGTTCTCTTGCTGGAATTGGGATCTACAATCTTCTCAAATATGATACTGGTGTCTTGAAGGCATTTAATCCTATTCACATCTACTATTTTTTCAAGAGGAACTCAACTAAAGCATGGTATTCTCTTGGGGGTTGTCTCCTTTGTGCTACTG GTTCAGAGGCCATGTTTGCAGATCTTTGCTACTTTTCTGTACAATCAGTTCAG CTTTCTTTTGTCTTTCTTGTTTTGCCGTGCCTAGTATTGGGTTATTTGGGTCAAGCTGCATACCTTATGGAAAACCATGCTGATGCTGGTCGAGCCTTTTTCTCTTCTGTTCCAA GTGGTGCATTCTGGCCAACCTTCCTCATTGCAAACGTTGCTGCACTAATTGCAAGTCGGACTATGACAACAGCAACATTTTCATGCATAAAACAATCAACAGCACTTGGTTGTTTCCCTCGTCTTAAGATCGTTCATACCTCCCGGAAATTTATGGGCCAGATCTATATTCCTGTCCTAAACTGGTTTCTCTTGGCTGTTTCTCTGGTTTTGGTCTGCACTATATCCAGCATTGATGAGATTGGCAATGCTTATG GTATTGCGGAGCTTGGAGTGATGATGATGACCACTATTTTAGTAACCCTTGTTATGCTTCTTATATGGCAAATACACATCATCATAGTGCTGACATTTGTGGTATTCTTCTTGGGATTGGAGTTGATTTTCTTCTCATCTGTTTTGGGGAGTGTGGCAGATGGAAGTTGGATTATATTGGTCCTTGCTGTGATAATGTTTTTTATCATGTATGTTTGGAATTATGGAAGCAAGCTCAAGTATGAAACTGAAGTCAAACAAAAGCTGTCAATGGATTTGATGCGAGAATTAGGTAGCAATCTAGGCACAATACGGGCTCCTGGAATTGGTCTTCTCTATAATGAGTTAGTCAAAGGAATCCCAGGAGTTTTTGGCCATTTTTTGACTACGCTTCCAGCAATACACTCCATGATCATTTTTGTGAGTATTAAGTATGTTCCTGTTTCTGTGGTGCCTCAAAGTGAAAGGTTCCTTTTCCGGAGAGTCTGCCCAAAAAGCTATCATATATTCCGTTGTATTGCCAG GTATGGTTATAAGGATGTCCGTAAAGAAAATCACCAGACTTTTGAGCAGCTGCTGATTGAAAGCCTAGAAAAATTTATACGACGTGAGGCTCAAGAGAGGTCACTGGAGAGTGATGGGGATGAAGATTCTGACTCAGAGGAAGGGCACTATGATTCCAGGGTTCTTGTAGCTCCCAATGGGAGTGTTTACTCACTTGGGGTTCCTCTTCTGGCTGGTCATAAGGACACAAAAAAGCTCACTTTAGAAGCAAGCACTTCAGAGGAGGTAACCCCGGCACTTGATGCTGAGCAGAGCCTTGAGTGGGAGTTATCTTTTATTCACAAGGCTAAAGAATCTGGAGTTGTTTATCTTCTTGGTCATGGGGATATAAGGGCAAGGAAGGACTCATGGTTTATCAAGAAGCTTGTAATAAACTACTTCTATGCATTTTTGAGAAGGAACAGCAGGAGGGgtatcacgactttaactgtaCCTCACTCAAATCTGATGCAAGTTGGCATGACTTACATGGTTTGA
- the LOC107468414 gene encoding uncharacterized protein LOC107468414 produces the protein MVLKTESDRPVQPEKPGTGHLTGPVLNGVVLKVKKKKKAKRNEVRTLILISVSHFHKTPRESTAISIATTGRRESTHGPRSSSPSSPSHSHHHRHRIPHPTAPLRRPTAPLRHRLAPLVVGGRQARLLHRRRRACLLLHCRYSPPIYYMLLNGVAGAWKEENLYEYF, from the exons atggttctgaaaaccgaatcGGATCGGCCGGTTCAACCGGAAAAACCGGGAACCGGTCACCTAACCGGTCCGG TGctaaacggcgtcgttttgaaggttaaaaaaaaaaaaaaagctaaacgCAACGAAGTGCGAACCCTAATCCTAATCTCAGTCTCACACTTTCACAAGACTCCAAGAGAAAGCACAGCAATCAGCATAGCCACCACGGGCAGAAGAGAAAGCACCCACGGGCCACGATCGAGCAGCCCCTCTTCGCCGTCGCATAGCCACCACCATCGCCACCGCATCCCACATCCCACAGCCCCTCTTCGCCGTCCCACAGCCCCTCTTCGTCATCGCCTAGCTCCCCTCGTCGTTGGTGGTCGCCAAGCTCGCCTCCTCCATCGTCGTCGCCGAGCTTGCCTCCTCCTTCATTGCCGTTACTCGCCGCCG ATCTATTATATGCTTCTGAATGGCGTGGCTGGAGCTTGGAAAGAAG AGAATTTATATGAATATTTCTAG